GGAGTATCCGTCTACCGACTGATCTTTAGTTTTCAAAAGGGTCAGGTGTGCGTAATCGAGTATAGAACGTGTATGCGCCGCGGAGATGATTAACCCAAGACGTCAATAGAGATAGTCGTTCGGAATCCACCCAATTCAGGAATGGCGAAGCATTTTTTCGTCTCTGCCAGCAAATCTATATCCACTCGGCCTCCATTGTCTGGGGTCAATTACTCGTCGTCAACCAGTTTCGTCCGGACATAGTACGGTCCTTCCCAGTCTTGGACCCAGTTGGGGGCTGCAGGATGAGACCGCAGCTGATTTGCTTCATACGATTCGTCAGGAAAAACGGTTCCCTCCTCGTCAGTCCCGTCCTCCCACGGCACTACGAACGTCACTGGGTCTCGATCTTCGGCAGGATTCAATTGTTTATCTGCCCCGTCATTTAGATGGTACGGTCCATCGACCCATTTCTGTGGATTGAACGTGACCGCTATCTCTGGATTTTTGTCTGTCATGCTTGTTGATATTCTGTCAATCTACTGTATTCGATGGACGCTTAAAAAGAGCAGGACAAATCTCACGCTATTAGATACAGAGGATCTGGATCCTTCTAACAGATAGTGACTATCCCTGAGGGAGGAGATTCCAACTCCGAACGTGTCGAATTACCAATATTCCATCAGAGCCAGATTCAGTACTACAACAACCTAGGAGCAAACTACTACGGTGATCCGGAAGCAACTACCAAGAAGACCACAGTCAATATCCCCGGTGAACAGAGCGAGTCGCTGGAACAGACGATTCAAAGCACAACATACCAATATCCACACAATGGAAGTCGAATTCGACCGCGATACCTGCACAGGAATCTTCAACTGCGTTCACGAGTGGGAGAAGTTCGTCGAAGATCGCGATGCGGGGAAAGCAACGCTTGTCGGAAGTGATGAGTTCGAGACTGATCACTACAGACGAGGCGTTCCCAAGGGAGAGGAGTTCGATGCGAAAATGGCCGCTCGTGTTTGTCCGGTAGACGCAATCACGATCTACGACGAGGAGGGGAAACAATTGGTTCCATAGTTTGTTCTGGGCTGTCGTTTCAGGTAGTGTGAGTGAAAGATTTGACCACTACGCTGTGTAGTAGCCCCGCAATCCAGTGTTCTCGATCACCAGAATTTGAGGTTCTGTTTGACTGATTCACGCTTCATCTCCTGGATTTCTTCTGTGATCGGGATGTCCTTTGGACAGACAGCTGTACACGAAAATTGCGTATGACACTGCCAGACCCCGTGTTCTTTATCGAGTAGATCCAACCGATGTTCCTTCGCGTCTTCCTCTTCGCGTTCGTCCATATAGAACCGATACCCCTTGACGATGGCAGCGGGGCCGATGTACTCGTCGTCGAACTGTGAGGGATTACACGACGACGTACAACAGCCACACTGAATACACCGTGAGGCCATCTTGATCTTCTCTCGGTTCTCGGGAGATTGATGCTGTTCTTCGAGTTCACCGTCTGGGAGATCCTCGGGCTGAAAATATGGTTCAACGGACTCCATTCGCTCAAAGAAGTGGTCCATATCCACTACCAAGTCCTTGATTACTGGTTCGTGAGGGAGCGGTTCGACGCGAACTGGCTCATCGAGATCGGAGATTTGCGTTTGACAGCCGAGTCGTTGGCTCCCGTTGATGAATAGTCCGTCACTTCCACACACCGCCATCCGGCACGAGTGACGGAATGTGAGACTAGAGTCGAAGTGGTCACGAGCGTAGATGAGTGCGTCCAAGACTGTCATCCCCTTTTCGTAGGGAACATGGAAGTCATCGAATCGGGGTTCTTGCTTGGCTTCGACTTCAGGATCGTACCGGAAGACCTTCAGGAGAGTTGTCTCCTCATCGGCGGGAGACTGTGCTTCAGCGGCCGCTTGTGCCTCTCGCTCTTTTGCTCGTTCATGTTTCTTATCGAGACGCTGCTGCTGTGATGAAGAGCCAGTGTTGGATTTTTCTTCTGTCTCTGAGGGTGTTTGTTGGGAGCTCATATTCTTGGGTAAAGTACTGAAATTCGCTCAGGAGGGTAGCGGAGTCCCATGTGAAAAGGTAACGGGGGGACATCCAAATAGCTGTCTCCGAGGAATCACACGAAACTACCTCATCGACCAAGCATATACTTTGAAAATCGGAACGTCGAATCTCTGCTGAGTTGCAGGGTTAATCAGAATTCGAAGGTACAGTACGCCGGTACTTCGTATTCAATGGATTGAGGAGAGCAGCAACACATATACCCGCTCCGCACCCACTCCTATACGTAGTGTCCACTTCCCTCGAAACCGACGAACGGCGCTGGCGGTAGTTAGGGTCCGGAAGTGGACAGTATCGCGGAGTACGGCCAGTCGATCTCACTCGATTGGCCCATCCACGATGCTCACTCGCTTTCTCGATCGCATCGCCCTCATCATGACCTCCAAACGCGCACCCACTAATGACACCAGAAAGCGAATTCACCGTCACGCCCTACAGCGTCGACGGAGAAATCGACTACGAGAAACTCCTCGAACAGTTCGGGGCTGACCAGCTCTCAGACGACCAGATCACAGCCTTCCCCGACCCAGTCCATCCGCTAGTCCATCGAAACGTATTCTACGCAGAACGCGACATAAACAGGTTCCTCTCCGCTGTCAACGCAGGGAAACCCCACTCTATTGTTACGGGCCGCGGCCCATCAGGGCCAATGCATATTGGTCACGCCGTCCCGTTCTACTTTGCCAAGCACCTGCAAGAGCAGACAAACGCTCTCGTCTACATTCCAATATCCGACGACGAGAAATACTTCCTCAAAGACATGTCCCTCGAAGCAATTGGCGAACACACTCGTGAGAATATACTCGAACTGCTCGCAGTAGGATTTGATCCAGATCGGACGCGTATCATCGTAGACACTGCGGATGGAGACGTGGTGTATCCCCTCGCAACCGCATTCGCAAAGGCGGTAACCCAATCGACTGTCGAGGCGACGTACGGAGAACCTTCGAACATCGGCTTGTCATTCTATCCCGCGGTGCAGGCGACACACCTCCTCTTGCCGCAACTCGTTGAGGAACGTCATCCGACGCTCGTTCCGATCGCAGTCGATCAAGACCCCCATATCCGCATCTGTCGAGATATTGCGGATAAAAAGCGATACGACGTCAATAAACCGAGCGCATTACTCTCGAAATTCCTCCCGAGCCTCGCGGGGCCAGGCAAAATGAGCTCTTCAGACGACGCTCCCAGCATTCTTCTCTCCGACGACAGAGAGACCGTGTTCGAGAAGATCCAGGCCCACGCATATTCCGGTGGTCAGTCCACCATCGACGAACATCGAGAACAGGGTGGAGATCCGGAGAGAGACACGTCGTTCCAGTTTCTCTCATATTTCTTCGAAGCGGATGACGAGCGGCTGGAAGGACTCGCCCAGGACTATCGTGATGGATCGTTGTTGAGTGGTGAACTCAAGGAAATCGCAACAGAAAACATAGCCGACTTCCTCGAACGCCATCAAGAACGACGAAGGCAATTGGGGTCACTCGCAGATGAGTTACCAGCGTACCGATTGACCGATGCTGAGCGAAAGCGGGCTCGCCATCGAGCCGGATTTTTAGATGATGGACTGTTGTGCCGGTAGCTATATCCATCTGTATGGCGCGATTTGCAGTGGTTGGTTGGAATTGAGTTTCACCGACCTAGTCGTAGAGTCGAACTTGCAGCGTACTATTTTCAAGAGCATATTTAGAATACCATCTCGGCGTGACGGCGTTCGAATTGTTATGGGTCTGGACGGCACACCGGCCGGTCAACTCATGATGGTGGATGGATAGATGACATTCGTGGGCACTCTCGTCAACGGAGGGACACGGTCTCGTCCGATCCACACTCGGAGACTGCATCTGGGGCAAAGAAGAGACGAACAGCCTGGTCGTGGTCTTCTAATCGATTTTCATTTTACGACTCAACACCGCTGATCCGGGCTCATGTGGATCTCGTTTCAGCCGGTCCAAGTACTCCCCATGTCATCGCTGATGTTCTCCAGCCAATCTTCGAACCTCGCCTTACAGGTTTCGGCTGTCTCGATGTGTTCCATGAATCCAGCGCCACCATCCCGTAAATTCTCGCCACAGAACGCACAGAGATCTGGATTGGCCCAGTCATCGGAATCCCGGGGTGGATGTGAATCGTCAGAAGCCATATCAGTGATTACGGTCTCTGGATGGATAATACTGGTTGTGAACTATCTACTGATGGTTCCCTCTGATATTCCCCCATCTGTATTGATATGCTGAATATATGGGCCGAATTAAACAGTCCCTGATGTGATAACTTTTTTCTTGTTTCCCTTAATATCCTCACTAATTGCAGTTCTACTCCGGTTCTCAAGGATCTGTTTATTCGTCGACTTCCGTTTTTATAACGATTGTCGGTCGAGTGGTAAGCCTGAGAACGCGCTCTGTTACACTTCCGAGTATCGCCCGGTATTCCGCTGGTCGATGTTTCGTCCCGAGGACAACCATATCGACATCGTTGCGATCTCCATAATCGAGGATCGTTTCAACTGGGTGGCCGTGTTTGAGCGCTTCCTTGGTTTCCACATCGGAATCCATCGCACTCGACCGGACCTGCTCAATCGTTTCTTCACCGAGTTCTTCGAGTCCATGTTCCGGTCCTTCTGCTTCGTTCACGTACTCATCTCCGCTGTAGGCCGTGTAGATACTCTCATCGACGACAAAGAGTACGTGTAGGTTTGCAGCGTGTTCCTTGGCAAGATCGATTGCGTGCCTTTCGGCATTCTGCGATGAGACGGTTCCATCAGTGGCGAGTAGAATTCGGTCGTACATTCTGTCCATACTTCTCTCTGTTACCCAATAAGACTACCCCGCTACTTCCACATATCGCGACGACTTTTCCACGAAGATGTCGAGAAACATCCCCTAACCGTTTCCGAGAGTAGACCCTTAATGATCTGTTTATTTCCGAGTGGTCGGGGAAGGGATCATAATCCAAATCGGCGGACCACGTACGATCGCACATTCACTTTAACGTGAAGGACACCACTTGCATCAAGCTCTAATAATTTCCTGTCGGTGTGTCGTTCCCACTTCCATTCAATTGGGTGATCAGTACCGGTAGTAGTATTCGCCGCTCGACTTTTGTTTCCGGTCAAGTTGACTGCCCGGCTTATTCACTCGTGGCCTGCCGGTTCATTCGTCCCGTCGAAACGTGATTCCGAGGGTAGATAGAAACGCATTCATGCCATCCCGCATCGATTGCGGAGAATTTGCATAGCCACTCTGACTCGGTTCGCCCTCGAAGACGATCAACCGATCGGCAACTCGGTCGATGACGAAGAGGTCGTGATCCACGACGAGCACGGGTCGGTTCGTTCGTTTGCTAAACTGGTGAATCCGGTCAGCGAGTACCACTCGACGGTTCACGTCGAGGAACGCCGAGGGTTCGTCCAGGAGATAGAGATCTGCATCACGAGCGAGACATAGTGCAATCCCGACACGCTGTAACTCCCCGCCCGAAAGCGAGTCAAGTGAGCGAGCGTACAACAATTCGAGGTCGAAGGGATTCTGGATTCGTGTTTTGAATGATTGGGCGTGGATATCGGTGACCGATGCAAAGCGTTCACGGACTATAACGTCGCTATCCGGCGTGATATACTGGGGTTTGTACGAGACGAGGACATCGTCCGGAACCCGTCCACTATCGGGAGTTACACTCCCGGCGAGCATTTTTACGAACGCCGTTTTGCCCAGCGCGTTCTCTCCGACGATACCCACCGATTCACCGGCGTGAATCTGTCCCGGTCCGACGATGAGAGAAAAGTCCGCGACCGATTTTTCAAGCTGCGGATATACAAGGGCTGGTTCGTTGTTTCCGCTGTCGCGAGAGCCAGCTGACGGGAAGTCAATCGAGTGACGCCGAATTTGAACGTTTTCTTCCGATAGTTTTCCCTCCAAGAACTGGTTGATGCCCGCCCGGACTGCCGACCGCTGGGCAACGATGCCGAATCCCCCCGGTTCACCGTACAGGACGTGGATCGCGTCAGAGAGTAGGTCGAGCGTCGCAAGGTCGTGTTCTACGACAACAGCCGCGACATCGGTTTCCTGCACGTGACTGCGGATCGTCCGTGCCACTGACAACCGCTGTTTGATGTCCAGAAACGACGATGGTTCGTCGAACAGATAGAGATCCGCCGTCGTCGAGAGGGTCGCACCGATAGCAACCCGTTGTCGTTCACCGCCGGACAGATAAGACAGTGGCCGATCGAGAATCGAGCGGATATCGAGTGTATCGACGAATCGGTCCGGTTCGTCCGAACGGAGAGCGAGCAGTTCGCGTACCGTTTCCGCGTCGGTCTCGTGGAGGGTATCGACCCGCTGGTTCTTGTATGCGGTGACGACCGACTCGTCTCGGAGCCGTTCGAGATGGGTCTGCAGAGTCGTCCCCCGAAATGACTTTATCGCCCGATCCCAGTTTAACTCTTCATCGGCACCGCCAAAATTTGGTACTCGGTTGCCAGCCAAAATGTCCAACGCAGTACTCTTCCCGATACCGTTGCGGCCGAGGAGACCGATAACGGAACCGTCGTCCGGGATCGGGAGATTGTACAAGCGGAACCCGTTCTCGCCATACTGGTGAACGAGGTGCCCGGTTTCCGCTGGAAGCGGGACGATTTGAATCGCGTCGTTAGGAATCTTCTTTTCGATGAGCCTGTGCTCGGCCAGCACGTTGGCGTCGTCGATGTGGAGCTCACCGCTCTCAGTGACGTGGAAACCCTCGTGTCCGGATCGGTTCAGTGGGTCGTACTTGACGGCGATGTTGCGCACTTCGTCGGTGACCTTGTCCTGGTCGATGATTGCGACGTATTCTTGCTTCCGTCCGCGTTCGGGCTCTATCATAGATTATCTGAACCGTCTGTTCGGGCGTTCTTTAGCCGCTGTCGTAGGGTTGTTTCCGGCAACTCAAATCGTGAGCGGTGAGCCTAGGTTCACTCGATCACCGGAGTCAACCCCAGACCACGTTCTCGACCGATTGAGCGCCACCGCGCCGGCGTGTATCCAATAGATGGTCAGGCTCAGCTTGAACTCGGTAGCCTATTACGCCGTTCAGAATGGGGCGCCCTCTTCTGCAGGATCTAATGCTGCCTCTTCGCCTTCGGCGACTTTTCCGACGAGTACTCGGAACTCCCCGGATTCCTTCTGTCGATACTGCCAGTGGAATTCCGGCCCTTCCTCGGCAGTGAACTGATGGTACAGCGGCTTTGGGTCGTGGTCGTTGACGAGGACGAACGCTTCACCCTGTTCGAGGTCGTCGTACGCCTGGAAGATCAGCTCGTGGCGACGAACAGGCGGATACTCCCTGACGTCGAGTTCCTGGCTGACTTCGACGTCGAGGTCCTTGTCGGTCCCGGACGCTGCTTCCCCGTCTCCATCGACCTCCTCGCCGGCGTGATGAGTATGACCCTCGTGATGGGCATTCTCACCGGCACAGGAGCTCGCTTCGGCGTCTTCACCATCGACGTCCACGCGCTTCGTGATCTGGACGGCGACGCGGCCCGGTTCCTGCTCGACGATCCGCCACTCGAAGGCGTCGCCGTATCGCTGCTGGAACTCCTGTTTCAACGGCCGGGGTTCGTGGGGAGCAACGATCTCCATCGCTTCGCCTTCCGGGATCATTCCGTACCGATGGTGTATCGACGGATGCCGCTC
This region of Natrinema sp. DC36 genomic DNA includes:
- a CDS encoding DUF2249 domain-containing protein, which encodes MGTEIDLTGASRDAIRDRLYEQFDGGEVGDTFHLIADQVPGFTLLRYQIECNIQLSWDVTRDADGVRMAVVVEGDLAAAALPDFDVRVMPPQRRHEVLLEGFDELAPGEGFVLVNDHDPKPLYHELRSTRGETFEWEYLDEGGREWRVAIEKTEESTAPDDDVITRYDVRQIPKPERHPSIHHRYGMIPEGEAMEIVAPHEPRPLKQEFQQRYGDAFEWRIVEQEPGRVAVQITKRVDVDGEDAEASSCAGENAHHEGHTHHAGEEVDGDGEAASGTDKDLDVEVSQELDVREYPPVRRHELIFQAYDDLEQGEAFVLVNDHDPKPLYHQFTAEEGPEFHWQYRQKESGEFRVLVGKVAEGEEAALDPAEEGAPF
- a CDS encoding succinate dehydrogenase/fumarate reductase iron-sulfur subunit; this encodes MSSQQTPSETEEKSNTGSSSQQQRLDKKHERAKEREAQAAAEAQSPADEETTLLKVFRYDPEVEAKQEPRFDDFHVPYEKGMTVLDALIYARDHFDSSLTFRHSCRMAVCGSDGLFINGSQRLGCQTQISDLDEPVRVEPLPHEPVIKDLVVDMDHFFERMESVEPYFQPEDLPDGELEEQHQSPENREKIKMASRCIQCGCCTSSCNPSQFDDEYIGPAAIVKGYRFYMDEREEEDAKEHRLDLLDKEHGVWQCHTQFSCTAVCPKDIPITEEIQEMKRESVKQNLKFW
- a CDS encoding ferredoxin, with product MEVEFDRDTCTGIFNCVHEWEKFVEDRDAGKATLVGSDEFETDHYRRGVPKGEEFDAKMAARVCPVDAITIYDEEGKQLVP
- a CDS encoding ribosome biogenesis/translation initiation ATPase RLI; this encodes MIEPERGRKQEYVAIIDQDKVTDEVRNIAVKYDPLNRSGHEGFHVTESGELHIDDANVLAEHRLIEKKIPNDAIQIVPLPAETGHLVHQYGENGFRLYNLPIPDDGSVIGLLGRNGIGKSTALDILAGNRVPNFGGADEELNWDRAIKSFRGTTLQTHLERLRDESVVTAYKNQRVDTLHETDAETVRELLALRSDEPDRFVDTLDIRSILDRPLSYLSGGERQRVAIGATLSTTADLYLFDEPSSFLDIKQRLSVARTIRSHVQETDVAAVVVEHDLATLDLLSDAIHVLYGEPGGFGIVAQRSAVRAGINQFLEGKLSEENVQIRRHSIDFPSAGSRDSGNNEPALVYPQLEKSVADFSLIVGPGQIHAGESVGIVGENALGKTAFVKMLAGSVTPDSGRVPDDVLVSYKPQYITPDSDVIVRERFASVTDIHAQSFKTRIQNPFDLELLYARSLDSLSGGELQRVGIALCLARDADLYLLDEPSAFLDVNRRVVLADRIHQFSKRTNRPVLVVDHDLFVIDRVADRLIVFEGEPSQSGYANSPQSMRDGMNAFLSTLGITFRRDE
- a CDS encoding tryptophan--tRNA ligase; amino-acid sequence: MTPESEFTVTPYSVDGEIDYEKLLEQFGADQLSDDQITAFPDPVHPLVHRNVFYAERDINRFLSAVNAGKPHSIVTGRGPSGPMHIGHAVPFYFAKHLQEQTNALVYIPISDDEKYFLKDMSLEAIGEHTRENILELLAVGFDPDRTRIIVDTADGDVVYPLATAFAKAVTQSTVEATYGEPSNIGLSFYPAVQATHLLLPQLVEERHPTLVPIAVDQDPHIRICRDIADKKRYDVNKPSALLSKFLPSLAGPGKMSSSDDAPSILLSDDRETVFEKIQAHAYSGGQSTIDEHREQGGDPERDTSFQFLSYFFEADDERLEGLAQDYRDGSLLSGELKEIATENIADFLERHQERRRQLGSLADELPAYRLTDAERKRARHRAGFLDDGLLCR
- a CDS encoding universal stress protein, producing the protein MYDRILLATDGTVSSQNAERHAIDLAKEHAANLHVLFVVDESIYTAYSGDEYVNEAEGPEHGLEELGEETIEQVRSSAMDSDVETKEALKHGHPVETILDYGDRNDVDMVVLGTKHRPAEYRAILGSVTERVLRLTTRPTIVIKTEVDE